In Candidatus Woesearchaeota archaeon, a genomic segment contains:
- a CDS encoding aldo/keto reductase, with the protein MINKKLSCGFEMPALGIGTYSFGGEYERDESRKDEWIQAIKDAIELGYTHIDTAEIYGAVFTEELVAEAIRGVDRSKLFLTSKVWPTNFSYDSVLESAKASLKRLNTTYLDLYLLHSFNPNIPLSETMRAMNELVDKGLVKHVGVCNFTAKQLLDAQKVSKAKIVVNQMKHSLWVKNKPDIETFKFCQENDILITAYKIFGRNKINNDKIDLLEEMSKKYELSVHQLMIAWVLSKKNFTTIFTSMHKDHLKSNLDALNVRITSDDVALLDEELLINRFN; encoded by the coding sequence ATGATAAATAAAAAACTTTCATGCGGATTTGAAATGCCTGCTTTAGGTATTGGCACTTATTCTTTTGGTGGTGAATATGAACGTGATGAATCTAGAAAAGATGAATGGATTCAAGCAATCAAGGACGCGATAGAGTTAGGTTATACTCATATTGATACCGCAGAAATTTATGGTGCGGTTTTTACTGAGGAATTGGTTGCTGAGGCAATACGAGGCGTTGATAGGTCTAAGCTATTCTTAACTTCTAAGGTTTGGCCCACTAATTTTTCGTACGACTCTGTTTTAGAATCTGCTAAAGCTTCACTTAAAAGGCTTAATACAACTTATTTAGATTTGTATTTGCTTCATTCATTCAACCCAAATATTCCATTAAGTGAAACTATGCGTGCTATGAATGAATTAGTTGATAAAGGCTTAGTTAAGCATGTTGGTGTTTGTAATTTTACTGCTAAGCAATTATTAGATGCTCAGAAAGTTTCTAAAGCTAAAATCGTTGTGAATCAAATGAAGCACAGTTTATGGGTTAAAAACAAGCCTGATATTGAAACCTTTAAGTTTTGTCAAGAAAATGATATCTTGATTACTGCGTACAAGATTTTTGGCAGAAACAAAATAAATAACGATAAAATTGATTTGCTTGAAGAAATGAGTAAAAAATACGAGTTAAGTGTACATCAATTAATGATTGCCTGGGTTTTATCAAAGAAAAACTTCACAACAATCTTTACATCAATGCATAAAGATCATTTAAAATCTAACTTGGATGCTCTAAATGTAAGAATAACTTCTGATGATGTAGCCTTATTAGATGAAGAATTGTTAATAAATAGATTTAACTAA
- a CDS encoding class I SAM-dependent methyltransferase — protein MIKDILEKKYMEHSWSKESHQAYKTEEIDESVKKFNDFLKLKKIRGCLLDIGCGNGKNTIFFQKKGFKSTGVDFSKTAIKIAKINSIKQKVNPSFQVSSILKYESKNKFDVVIDCGCLHHIRRYYWKTYKEALLENLNIGGYFYVHSISNCEENKKLPKHPNKRNWIINKKGHYTTFISYEDFTKLLSTNFKIEKHYQVKSRNSNLMIRVIYAKRIK, from the coding sequence ATGATAAAAGATATACTTGAAAAAAAATACATGGAACATAGTTGGAGCAAAGAATCACATCAAGCATATAAAACAGAAGAAATAGATGAATCTGTTAAAAAATTCAATGATTTTTTGAAATTAAAAAAAATAAGAGGATGTTTATTAGATATAGGTTGTGGTAACGGTAAAAACACAATATTCTTTCAAAAAAAAGGATTTAAATCAACAGGGGTAGATTTTTCAAAAACAGCAATAAAAATTGCTAAGATTAATTCTATTAAACAAAAAGTAAATCCTAGCTTTCAAGTTTCCAGCATACTAAAGTATGAATCAAAAAATAAGTTCGACGTAGTTATTGATTGTGGATGTTTACATCATATTAGGAGATATTATTGGAAAACTTATAAAGAAGCACTTTTAGAAAATTTAAACATAGGAGGATATTTTTATGTTCATAGCATAAGTAATTGTGAAGAAAATAAGAAGCTTCCTAAACATCCAAATAAAAGAAATTGGATAATTAACAAAAAAGGCCACTACACAACATTTATTTCATACGAAGACTTTACTAAATTATTGAGTACCAACTTTAAGATTGAAAAACACTATCAAGTAAAAAGCAGAAACTCAAATCTGATGATTAGAGTAATTTATGCAAAAAGAATAAAATGA
- the proS gene encoding proline--tRNA ligase, whose translation MGANKQEFSKGISVSKDENFSEWYTELIQKAELADMRYNVKGFICYMPWSTISIKEMYKKYESALEKTGHLPLVMPSVIPESNFLLEAEHVEGFAPEVFWVTETGDGQKLQEKLALRPTSETALYKMYSYWVRSYNDLPFKRYQSCQVWRAEATKATRPFFRAREFHWIEAHNVFATLDDARAQVVEDMNIAYDILGNEFAIPVLFFQRPEWDKFPGAIHTYAADALMDSGKVLQLPSTHLLGQNFSKPFNVKFMDKDGEEKHGFITCYGPAISRIYGAMISILGDDQGLILPFDLAPKQVVIVPVLFKGKEEQIIKKCEELKASLEKDYLVELDLRDISPGEKYNHWELKGVPVRLELGPKDLEKNQVVLVKRTDKKKEFVSLKDLSNVLINIKKSYTKELRDKQMQKFNDYIVDCDTISDIKKVVDNKKMARTGMCSIDMDSYSCAEKIEKQTDSFVRGKKFDEENTKKKCVACGKPASVTVYVAKSY comes from the coding sequence ATGGGAGCTAATAAACAAGAATTTAGTAAAGGAATCTCTGTGTCTAAGGATGAGAATTTCTCTGAGTGGTACACTGAGCTAATACAGAAAGCTGAGCTAGCAGATATGCGTTATAATGTTAAAGGATTTATTTGTTATATGCCTTGGTCAACAATTAGTATTAAAGAGATGTATAAAAAGTATGAGTCTGCTTTGGAAAAAACAGGTCATTTACCTCTTGTTATGCCTTCCGTTATTCCTGAGAGTAATTTCTTGTTGGAAGCTGAGCACGTTGAAGGTTTTGCTCCTGAAGTCTTCTGGGTTACTGAGACCGGAGATGGTCAGAAGTTGCAGGAAAAACTTGCTTTAAGACCTACTAGCGAGACTGCTTTATATAAAATGTATAGTTACTGGGTTAGGAGTTATAATGATTTGCCGTTTAAGAGGTATCAGTCTTGTCAGGTTTGGAGAGCTGAAGCCACTAAGGCGACTCGTCCATTTTTTAGAGCCAGGGAGTTTCATTGGATTGAGGCTCATAACGTTTTTGCTACTCTTGATGATGCTAGGGCTCAAGTCGTTGAAGATATGAATATTGCTTACGATATTCTTGGTAATGAATTCGCGATTCCTGTTTTGTTTTTTCAAAGACCTGAATGGGATAAGTTCCCTGGCGCCATTCATACTTACGCAGCGGATGCTTTGATGGATTCAGGTAAGGTTTTGCAATTACCTTCTACTCATTTGCTTGGTCAAAATTTTTCTAAGCCTTTTAATGTTAAGTTCATGGATAAGGACGGTGAAGAAAAGCACGGTTTTATTACTTGTTATGGTCCTGCTATTAGTAGGATTTATGGAGCTATGATTTCTATTCTTGGTGATGATCAAGGATTAATTCTTCCTTTTGATTTGGCCCCTAAACAAGTAGTCATAGTGCCTGTTTTGTTTAAGGGTAAAGAAGAACAAATTATTAAGAAGTGCGAGGAATTAAAAGCTTCTTTGGAAAAAGATTATTTAGTGGAGCTTGATTTAAGAGATATTAGTCCTGGTGAGAAATATAATCATTGGGAGCTTAAAGGAGTTCCTGTGAGATTAGAGCTAGGCCCTAAGGATTTGGAAAAGAACCAAGTTGTTTTGGTTAAGAGAACTGATAAGAAAAAAGAGTTTGTTTCTTTGAAGGATTTAAGTAATGTTTTAATTAATATTAAAAAGAGTTACACTAAAGAATTAAGAGATAAACAAATGCAGAAATTTAATGATTACATAGTTGATTGCGATACTATTAGCGACATAAAAAAAGTTGTAGATAATAAGAAAATGGCAAGAACAGGTATGTGTTCTATTGATATGGATTCTTATTCTTGTGCTGAAAAGATAGAGAAGCAAACTGATTCTTTTGTTCGTGGTAAAAAATTTGATGAAGAAAACACGAAGAAGAAATGTGTTGCTTGTGGTAAACCTGCGAGCGTAACTGTTTATGTCGCTAAGAGTTATTGA